CTAATAGCTGTCAGATTCTAAAGGATAAGCCTCGCCAGTGGAAGTCCCATTTGAATACTTTCATCACTGAAACACTTCGAGGACTACACAGCTATGATTTATCCACATGGTCCGACAGCAGAGAGCAGTAAGAACAAAAATTTCCTACAGGGTATCTGGTATATATCTGTGtatattttcttacattttttcTTGTCTGTACTAATACAGCATCCTAGAGTTAGAGATATTTCCTATCTTTGCAACAGCTGTTCTGGTGTTGCTAATCCTACTGTTCCATATGAatacacataaatatatataaccAATGTTGTATCATGCTATGTAACATCATTTTGTTGAAGTGAAAAAGGTATGTTCATAAGAACAAGGTATAAATTGGTTTCAGTGCATTACTTTCTTCAGAGAAAATACACATTTCATTATCAAGCATATTTTCTCTTCCTTAATAGTGACATTCCGGATTGTAGGAGGAGGCTTCcaggctttttccttttctgatgaGCAGCAGCATTTAGTTGAGAACGAAGAAATTGTAGGATGGGGGCTCCTGGTTTATGTgtccttttttcctgcctccagTGCTTACTCCCGCAGAGTAAGTCACTGTCCCAGATGTACTGTAGGTAGACTGAATGCAGGCTGCCTGAGAACTTTCAGGTACAGAAAGATCTGCCTACAGCTCCTCCTCAGCTTATGACTCTTGTGTTAGCATGTTCCATCTCACCTTTGTCTTCCCTGCCAAAGTCTTCTGGCTGTTTAAAGTACACCTTATTGCTTCTTCAGTGCCATTGTGATTCCTAAAGAGGTAAATCATGAGACACTGTTGTAACCACATAAAAGAGAACTGATAGATCATCTGGTCAGTCTTGTACTGTCTCTTGTGCTTCAGAGATCATTATTACAGATTCATGGTAAAAAACAAGCAAGTTGATTTGAATTTTATAGTGATGCTTTCATTTTCAGATATAGGATGATTTGCTAGGTGATAATCCATATGTATATAATGGGCCTTTGAGGTCAGAATACTTAACATTCTTTTCTACAGCTTATTAGCTGTGATTAGATACTGTCAGGGAAACGCAGTTCTCCACAGGTAATTCACCTTTTTTATGTAATTGTTGGTCTAGGAGTTTTTagggaaaattttattttctacacATAAGCTTTCTTTCTGAATCTGTCACACATTTATTTAATCAAACACTGGCATCTCATACGAAGTCTATATTATGGGGAAGATAACAGATGAAAAATTCTGatatgtatattttaaaatatattttgaagatAAATGCAGCTTGAGGTAAAAACACTGCTTAACCAGCAGGATAAGCTGAAGGTTGTTCCTGGACTTAACTTGTGACTGTAACTAGTTTTTAGTTACATGTCAGAAGAGGGAATCAGAAAATCTCAATTACTCTATTAACTCCAGTAACCTGACTTCAAGTTGCAAATACAGGTAAATTATGTGAGGTTCAAGCTAATTGGTGTTTTGCTATGCCTCAGGAGATATATTTGAAAACTACTGTAGAGATGACAACCTTGCTACCTTTGGAAGATTTTGTTATGGAGTGACTGTAATTCTGACCTTCCCCCTTGAATGTTTTGTGACCAGAGAGGTAAGAATTTATTACATTTTCCCTTTAACACTGTTgttatatattaataatattgtCACATTCTTAATACATATTGTAGCTGAAGTCTATGGTTGATCTGTGATAAACACCAGCATATTTTATCCTGCTACTTGCAGTGAGTATGGTGGACTGGTTGTACTGTTTAAACACTAGCCATATAATGTTGTTTTCCATTTATTATAATATTAGTCAGTGTTATATTAATAATTACTTAACAATATCAGGACTGCTTAAAATTTTAAGTTTGGCATGAATGACACTGTTGTTATTGTGTTGAGAATAGCCAAAAATACATACTTTTCAATCTTGATAGTTTCTCTTTTTAGAAGTATCTCTATCTAGGAGATTCATCCATTTAATGAATAATTGTAAGTGGATTTATTCTGCAATGGGCAAATGGGAAAAGAGTAAATTTTGAAATCCTGCAGGTATAACTAAGTCAATTTGGGAAATTTTAGTAATGATTGTTTTGAGTAATTTTTGGAAGCAAATGAAGATATTTTCTTGAGGCAAGGTAAGTAAAATTCAGCCAGTGCATTCTCACCCATTCCTTTAGTTTCCTAAGGTTAGAAGGTTTGGAGTAAGTTGTTTGATAACATagggagaaaaataaaggtTTAAAATTGTGTTTCTGTTTCAGGTAATTGCCAATGTGTTTTTCCATGGAAACCTCTCAACAGTTTTCCATATTATTGTGACAGTAGTTATCATTGCTGTGGCGACTGGTGTGTCATTAATGTATGATTGCCTTGGAATAGTTTTAGAGCTGAATGTAAGTGAACCTGTCTACTTTTCTATTTAATGCATCACTTATTAATAAATAAGAACTTTTTAAAATCCACAGCTCTACTGAAAATCTTACATAATTTGACATAGTCAGTAGTAGTGTTAGAAGaaggaattactacttcaaacaCAGATAACTAAGGGTGAAAGGAAGTTCAAGAAGTAAAATTCATATGGTTGGGGGAGCGTTTTAGAACAGTTTTGTAGATAAGGCAAATGGCTATGACCTACAAAATGTGTTAAGCCGCAGCAGAAATTACTGAAATACTCATCTAAACTGTATAGTGCTACTGAATTTAGCATTTCTTTCTTCAATCTCTGCTTCTGATTAAGTTGGCAAATTACTTAGCACTGGGGCAGATTCTAGTGACTGCCTTGTGCCACAGGGGCAAAAACCAGAGGGAGGTATAAAGAAAAAACCAGTAGTAGATGATTCCACAGCTACTACATTAGTGACCACAGAGATGGTCACTAGAAATATACAGtcaaaagcaagcaaaaaaagCAAGCATTCCATCAATGCagtggtttgtttattttttttttcttaagcagTTAGTTAGTAGTCAAGCTGATAGCTTGATTCAGTCACAAATAGAAGATAGTCAGGCATCTGCATGGGTAGGTCCTATCTTGTGGGggctttttgcttttcctttttaagagAGAATTTGACAATACAGCTGTAGGTATTTATTGGATGTAATAATTATGCTCAGAAAGATTGTTCAGTCTTGATATCTAGCAGTAGGGAAAACGGAATAGACAGAGTATTTACATGTGAGAGAAAGGGGATCTATCTTTTCAGCTGGCTTTCTGTCCTGCAGAAGAGCTGTCTTTCAGCTGTTCACCACAGATGGCATTTGATAGTATTTCTCTGACCCTGGTTACTCTTTCCCTGCTTTCCGGTTTTAGAACAAAACAGAAGCTATTGTGTTTGCCTGGTGGTAATTCCCCAGGGAAACTATTGGGTCATATGGGAGTTAAAGGATTTTCTTTGTTATTCTTTTACTGGGATGCTGGGTTGTGTTACTTCAGAGACCTAAAGCTTAATTTTCATGGAGGAGAAACTTTGTGCTTGTTCCTATTTCTGATGTCTGTACTGATGACTGTTAACAAGTTCTACCATACAAATATTGGAAATTTTGTACAAATGATGATGTAAAGTTATTACTTTGACTGGATTATCATCTGGCCATAATTAAATTGAAACATAGTGTTTGTTAAGTATGTAActaaataaacattaaaaatttCTACATAAAATTGCTCCCTTTTGGCATGTAACAAATATGCTAATCTGCAGTGGCTTTACTGCAAAAAGAATTTTTGAAAGTGCTTTTTGTTTGTCCCTTCTAAGAGAGCATTTAAAGAGGAGCTGAATTTTTAGTGAGAAGAAGGGTTCTACTCTGTCAAAAGGAGCTTTACTTTCATAGGGAAGTCAACCTAAATCAGATTATAAATGTCAAAACTGCTCAGAATTCTTTGAACTGCTACATGATGCTTCCACTTTTCAAaaaattttattccttttaagGGCAGTGTTATATCTGAACTCCTCCATGGAAttatcttaaatattttaattcagtTCAAGTATTGAAGAATTATGTTTAGACTTTATCTCTTAAGCTGAGAAACTTTGGGAAATAAGATTAAATGCTTCTTGCAATGTTAAATATTATTCTCTAtcagcaaagcaaaagcatttAAATAAATCTTAATTATTAGAAATAGTTTAACAGatatttttgcatatttttgggaccttttttttggaaaaaaaaggttttccaTATAGCAACACAGGAAAAGGACTTTATCCTTTGTTTTTACTGTTGTATCAGTCTAATCACAACTGTTAAAAAATTTAGGTTTTTTGTTCTTCACATCTAAATAAACATGCTTATGAGCTTTTTCTATTGCTCTTTCCCCCACACAGGGAGTTTTGAGTGCTACCCCACTTGTTTTTATCATCCCATCAGCATGTTACCTAAGGCTGTCCAAGGAGCGCTGGAACCATCCAGATAACCTCATATCCTGCCTGATTCTTGTTCTTGGTGTGCTAGTGATGGCAGTTGGGTTTGTCATGACTGTCTTGCATCCCCAGGAATGTAGCCATGGAAAAGAAATGTTCTACTGCTCCCCTAGTAATGCTTCTTTACACAACAGCACACTTCCACCGTAGGTATTTACTTACATACTTGATTTTATGCTGCCATCCTTTTTCGGGTGAGACTTCAGTTTTAACTGTTGAAACACAAAATCTCAGAGGTGCCTTTCAGTAGACATTACTTGAATAACTTGCAAGCCTACCAAAAAGATTGCATTTTTTAACCTTAGTCTGCAATGCTGTTTAAAAGCGATAAATTAAATGTTTTGGAATGTAAACCTTTCCCATGTTTCCTTGATTTAAATtagtttttattcattttataaTAGTTCAAGTGTATTTATTAGCACACTATAGTATGGGGGTTTTTTGAAGTCCtgagaaaaagtatttttggaTCTTTGTGTACTACAATTCTGCTCTTAAATTAATAGACCCTTATTAATTCTGTCTTAGATTTTGCCGTGACTGTCCTTTAGAGCTGAAAGGACCGTCTTCCCTTTTACTGGATCTTGAGTCAAAACAAGTTATTTGTTCTGACTAAACTGTGATGGATACAATTTAATTGTAACTGTTACAATAGGTGGTGTCGTAATTAAAAGATATTGCACAAATAAATCCACAAGAGTGGATTTCAAAAGATTGGCAGTCTTTGTAAAAATTTCAAGATTGACGAAGAAGGAAATTACATTGCAGCTCAATTCTTACATTTAtaatattattcattatttCTGAAACTGAATTGAAAGTAATATTCTAAACCTGATTATCATTCTAGTCCTCTGTTGTTTTTCAGTATATGACTAACGATTTTGACATGATTTGTCAAATTTTGGTGATTTGTTATGTTTTCCAAAATTCATCCAACATAAAGGATTCATGTATATATACGTATGtgtataaatatacatatatacataagtatatataaaaatagacTCACATGCCTATAGAGTAGGACTAATTTGAGGTTGAGTAATATGAGTATCCTCAGTCATATCAATGCTGtcattttgaaaaatgttttgttaCCAAATCAAAATGTGTACTTGAGTTAATTGTTGCCTTATTGTGATCCTAGTGGTTCCTCATGCCAGCTAGATGTGTAATGCTGCTTCATTTTTATGCTGCTTAATGGGGATGGGTTTTGtcttcatcttgcatgacaaaGATATGTCATTCAAGACTTCCAGCTAAACAAATGTGCAAGCAAGGGTCACTAATACTTATGATAATACTTGTGAGAATAACACACTTTTTAAAAGTAGTGCTTCCAAAATAAATGCTTTATATATAccggggtttttgttgtttctttgggattttttttaagttgtgaAGCAATTAGAGAAAAACGTGAGTATTACTTTTCTCTACAAAGTGTCAACTTCGAGGGTGATAATTTATTTGTTCTCCAGGTACTTGATACTGTTCACCAAGAATATTTCTCACCAGTTTAGATTCAGTAATAGCTGTTTTTTTCTTAGCTGTGGGTGAATCGTTACTGAATAGATTCACTTTTTTCTATGCCAAATGGAGTCAAACCCAAATAATATTTCTTTGTGACCCCTAAGAT
The nucleotide sequence above comes from Zonotrichia albicollis isolate bZonAlb1 chromosome 10, bZonAlb1.hap1, whole genome shotgun sequence. Encoded proteins:
- the SLC38A11 gene encoding putative sodium-coupled neutral amino acid transporter 11 isoform X3, whose amino-acid sequence is MVRAVTFSPQVPKSENAWIFAKPNAVQAVGVMSFAFICHHNSFLIYGSLEEPTLKNWSQVTHMSVALALIISVAFAASGYMTFTGYTEGDIFENYCRDDNLATFGRFCYGVTVILTFPLECFVTREVIANVFFHGNLSTVFHIIVTVVIIAVATGVSLMYDCLGIVLELNGVLSATPLVFIIPSACYLRLSKERWNHPDNLISCLILVLGVLVMAVGFVMTVLHPQECSHGKEMFYCSPSNASLHNSTLPP